AAAACCGTCAATGTGGTTACTACAATAGACATTAATATAGCTGTGAACAGGATAGATTTCATATTGTTTCCTATCCATACAATAAGAATAGGCGCCAAAGCGGTTTTGGGAAGGCTGTTAATAACAACAAGATAAGGATCGGCCACTTTTAATATAAAATTGTTCCACCATAGTAAAATCGCAATAGCAGTACCAAGCATGGTACTTAAAAGAAATCCCAGCGCCGTCTCAAATAAACTGATTCCCGTATGAATAAACAAACTGCCATCCAATATCATTTCCCATGCAGCGGCAAGGATTCTGGTTGGCTGACTAAAAATAAACGGATCAATCCATTTAAGCCTTGCCGCTATTTCCCAAAAGAAAATAAGACTAAGCAAAACAATAATTTGTGTAACTTTAACAAAAATCTCTGTTTTTTTCAATTTACAGAGATATTTTTTATGCTCTTCAGAAACATATTGATTATTACTCTTCATCGGACTTCAACTCCTTCCACAAGAGGTTAAAATATTCTCTAAATTCAGGAGCTTCCCTGGATTTAAGAGGTGTTCTGTCCTCAACAGATAAATGAATTTCATGGATTGCTTTAATCTTAGCTGGCCTTTGGGTTAACACGACTACCTTATCGGCCATGCTAATAGCTTCCGCAATATCATGAGTGACAAGTATTGCCGTTTTATTCTCTTTCTTTATAATGCTTCCTATTTCATCTGCTACAGACAATCTGGTTTGATAATCCAAAGCTGAAAAAGGCTCATCCAGAAGAAGAATATCGGGTTTTACTGCCAGGGTTCTGATTAAAGCTGCCCTCTGCCTCATTCCGCCGGATAATTCTGAAGGAAAATGATTTTTGAATTCTGCTAAGTCGTAAATATCCAGGAGATGATTGGCATAAGCTATATTTTCGTCCGTTAGCTTATTTTGAATTTCAAGTCCTAAATATACATTCCTGAGAATGGTGCGCCATTCAAAAAGATGATCCTTTTGAAGCATATATCCAACTTTTGAAGTAGTCCCTTTTACTTTTTTCCCAAAAACCAGCACTTCTCCTGAAGAAGGTTCAATCAAACCTGCGATAAGAGAAAGAATAGTGGATTTGCCGCATCCACTGGGCCCTATAATACTTATAAATTCCCCTTCGCCAATAGAAAGATTCAATTGATCCAATGCTTTGGTTTCGCCCGAAGGTGTATGATAGTTTTTGACAACTGATTTAAGTTCAACAATTGGTGACATCCGGTCAACCTCCTTGTTTTATGCCGTTTCAATAATTAATATATTAAAAGAAACGATGAAAAGTGACAAATTTTGGAAAGCAAAAAAAAGAGTTGTTCCATACGCCAGAAAGCATACAGATCAACTCCTTTTCAAAAGGCCTTATAACTGCAATCCTAAAACTTTTATTGCATTTTTCCCTAAGATTTTATCTTTATCTTCATCATTTAGATGAAGAGATCTGATAAACTCCACCTCACTGTCCTGATTTCCCCAGGGAGAATCCGTCCCAAAAAGGATCTGATCTACTCCATGGTTTTTAATGATTCTTGTCATAAAATCTAAATCTAAAGCATGGGAAGTATAGGATGTATCAAAATAAATATCTTCTCCTACAAGATACTTCTCTACTTCATTCCATAAACCGCATCCCCCCATATGGGCGGCAATAATCCTGGCTCCCTTAAAAGTTCTGACTATATTTCTTAACCCCTTAGGAGTGCAATGACAGGGTTCGGGAAGTCCAATATCTATTCCTGCATGAAACAAAGCAATCATATTATGGCTAAAGACTTCCTCATATATTGGAAAAAGTTTGGGATCATCCACGAAAAATTCCTGATAATCCGGGTGAAATTTTATCCCCTTAACTTTGCAGGAAGCCAGATACCGTATTTCACTTTTCCAGTTGGGATATTCCGGATGAATTGTTCCAAAGGATATAATCCTTTCGTTATTAATAGAAGTGCCCCAGCGGTTAATCACTTCGGTCTGTTTCGGCTTGGTGGCAATAGGCTGAATGACACTGATGTCTATATGACTTTCATCCATGGACCTTATCAAATCAGAAACTGTCCCATCCGTATGGGCTGGAATCCCCGACTTTTTCGACAAAACACTAATTGCTTTCTTAGCAATGACATTATCAAAACAATGGGTATGTACATCGATAATCATATGTTATATCTCCCCGCCAACTTAAATTTATAAGTGTATGTTCTTATCTATATATTACTAATACTATGACATTCAATGCTTTTAAGTCAAGCAATACAGATACAACGATTTTACTTTTTCTTAATCAAAAACCCTCCGCAAGGGAGGGCTTTTGATTGTTCTATGTATTACAATCCAAAACTTATGGCTAAACCTTTATCCACTTTTTTCATAAGTTCTTTATCCAGGTGACATATTTTTTCTTTCAGTCTTTTTTTATCAATCGTTCGTATTTGCTCTAACAAAACAACCGAATCTTTTACCAACTCATAAGAGGCTGCATCCACCTCAATATGAGTTGGTAATTTAGCCTTATTGATTTGTGATGTAATGGCAGCACATATAACAGTAGGGCTATATTTATTGCCTATATCGTTTTGCACAATGAGTACCGGGCGTACACCTCCTTGTTCAGATCCGATAACAGGGCTTAAGTCAGCATAAAATACATCTCCTCGTTTCACAACCACATTACTCACACTCCGCTATTTTTTCAAAAAACTGCTCAACCTCTCTTTCAGCTTCAAAGCAAAATTCCGACAACTTCAAATTAATCTCGGCCATTTCCTGATATCCTCTGATCATATTGTCACGAATCTGCTTCTTAGGGTTGCGAGATGTTTTTTCCATCCATTCATCCATATTAGAGGCATTTTTGATGTTTAAAACTTTATGTTTCCTAGCCATTGCAAATCACTCCCTAATCCAGAGTTTCTATTTTCACTCAAATCGGAAGGTATTTATTTGCATATGAAGACAATACACTATTGTCTATATCCTTCTCATATTTTTGCCAATGAAATAGTTTTTATGCAAATTTTTCATCTTTACCAAAGACATTTTGTGTATTTAGAGTTTCATCCAACTCATTCACATAATTGATCTTTTTGATGATGGCTTCATGCTGTTTATAAACTCTTGGGATTCTTTTCCCTACCATACAAATGACTTCATAATTGATTGTATCTATATGATTTGCAATTTCCTCTGCCCCTATCGTCATTTCGCCCTGCGTACCCATCAGAACCACTTCATCCCCTACCCCTACATCAGGGATATCCGATACATCTACCATAAACTGATCCATGCAAATATTCCCTATTATGGGTGCATATTTTCCTTTGATTAGCACTCTTCCTTTATTTGACAATCGCCTTGAATATCCATCTGCATATCCGACTGGAATGGTAGCAACCTTAGTTTTTCTCCTGGTGACAAATTTTCGGCTATAACTTATGGGGACATCTTCATCTACTTCTTTTATAAAAACTACCTGAGACTTTAAAGTCATCGCAGGCTTTAAATGGATGGTGTCTTTCTTTACTTCATCTGAAGGATACAATCCATATAAAATAATTCCCGGACGAATTAAATTCATATGCATATTTTTATAGCCAATAAAACCAGCGCTGTTGGAACAATGTTTAATTGGAATGTAAACACCTTCTTTTTCCAACTGACTAATAAAAGAAGTAAAACGGCTAAACTGTAATTCTGTAAAGGAAGGATCTTTTTCATCTGCAGAAGAAAAATGGGTAAAAATGCCCTCAATCTGAAGATTAGGCAATTTGCTTATTTCTTTAATTAAATTCACTGAATCCTGATTAGGCTGTAATCCGATTCTGCCCATTCCAGTATCAATTTTTATATGAATCGCAGCGGTTTTACTTTGTCTTACGGCCGCATCAGAAATAGCTTTTGCCATATCATAGGAAAATACGGTCTGAATAAAATCATAGTAGACGATTTCTTCTGCCTGCTCTAGTGCAGTATAGCCCAAAATAAGTATCGGCACGCTAATATTATTTTTTCTTAATTGTTCGCCCTCATCCAAAATGGCAACCGCCAGTCTGTGTACGCCATTCTCTATAAGTACTCTGCTTACTTCAACTGCTCCGTGGCCATAAGCATCTGCTTTTACAATGGCCATGATTTCTGTATCTTCTGAAACTTGATTTTTAATCTGATGTATATTATGTGCGATTGCATCCAAATTAATCTCTGCAATCACACGGTAGAATTCTTGCGTCATTTGTGTGCCTCCCTAAATGCTCTTCAGTCTTTCTCTGCTGATGGCTTCAATTGAAACATACTAGCATCTAAATCAACATTATACTTAAATTCTCCATATTTAACAATAATTCTTTCTTTTCCTTCGGTGTCATATATTACCAACTGTGCCGGGTTCAAAGTCTTGTTGGATATCCATAGTTTCTCTGTAGCAAGATATTTGCCACCTTCAGGGATCATTGCTTCTAAAACAGTATATTCATCATTATTGTTATTGAAAACTTCTAAAGTAACTTCTTCTGATTGAAGATAATTTTTCACAAATGTTCCCAGAAATATTTCATAGGTATTCTTTGATTGGGGTATTTCATTCACTGCTTCTCCAAGAATTCGGGGGTTATACTGCATGACTTTTTTTCCATCGAATACTGTGACCAGCCCTTTCACCTGTTCTGGATCAGTGATTTCTATTCTGTATTCTCCACTCATTTTATAATATTGCTTTGTCTTGTATGTATTTTTGCCTTTATTTGAAATATACGTTACATCCGCAATACATGCATAACTTTCCATTGTCGTTAGTTTTTCCTGAATTTTTTCCATAGGTGATTTTGGGGTTCCTCCAGTAGAACAAGCAGCCAAAACGGTGCAAATCATAGTAAGGATGGGTATAATAAATAAAATCCCCGATTTCTTCACTCAATCCCCCCTTGATGGACTGCAAGGCGATCTTTGCATATTATGCCCTGTACCTTTTTAGTCCCTCATTGTAACGTTTTACACCTTCTAGGAATATTATACTCCCTAAAATTTCGATATATGACTGCCAGAAAAAAGCTTCTCATCTTTAACTGGATGGGTAATAAAGTTTCATTGCTTTCGGTACATAATTGCAGATATCTCCGGCCAGCATTCCATGCTGTCCCAGATCAGCAGCTGCCAAATCCCCTGCTTTTCCATGGATGAATGTGCCGAGTACCGCTGCTTTATAAGGATTTAACCCTTGCCCAATAAGTCCTGCTATAATCCCTGTTAATACATCTCCTGCCCCCGCTGTGGACATACCGGGATTTCCGGTAAGATTGATGTAGATTTGCCCGTCCGGATCGCCTATGATGGTCTTTGCATCCTTTAATACCAGTATAACGTGCCATTTATGGCAGAATTCCCTTACAGTATCAATTGGATTGGCTAAAACTTCTTCTGTACTCTTGTTAATCAATCTTCCCATTTCTCCTGGATGAGGGGTCAATACCACAGGTACTTTTAAGTTTCTTAACATATCGATATTCTTGGCAATGGCATTAATGCCATCTGCATCGATTACTAAAGGAATTCTCGCATGTTTAATCAGCCGTCTCATAAATTCTGTAACTTGAGGTCCTTGACCAATACCTGGACCTGCTGCAATCACTGTCGCTTTCTTCAGATACGGCTTAATATCATCAAAGCTTTCTCTGCAGAATTTCCCATCTTCGTCATGAACAGCGACCGTGATCACCTCCGTTAATTTTTCTTGCAGAATATCTGTAATACTTTCAGGAACACCTAAACTTACCAATCCTGCTCCTGATCTGAATGCCCCCTGACAGGTCAAAGCCGCTGCTCCTGTCATCCCTTTAGAACCGGCCATCACCTGAACTCTGCCATAAGTCCCTTTATTGCTTCTTGGAAATCTGGGGGGGATAAAACTATTTACTTCTTCTTCCCTTAAAACATTCATTTTCAATTGAGCATGGTCAATCACTTCTTTGGGAATACCTATGTCCGCAATGACCAGTTCTCCCACATATTCTGTCCCAGGATAGACATAAAGTCCAATCTTAGGCAAGGCTAAAGTAACGGTTTTATGAGCCTTAACTGCATTCCCCATAATGGCCCCTGTTTCTGAGTCAATACCGGAAGGAATATCAATAGCAAGGATATATTTCCCATAAAAATTGATTAAATCAATTAGATCATTGAAAATACCGCTGACAGGCTTCGATAGCCCCGTTCCAAAAATTGCATCCACAATCAAATCGCTTTTTTCAATAAGCGTAGCGATCTGGTCATCAATCAAAGCATCCTTATTTAAAATGATTTTCGGAATCTGCAATTTCTCTGCAATATTATAATTGGTTCTTGCATCATCTTTTAACAAAAGAGGGTCCCCTATGAAGATTATAGTTACATCCATGCCGCAATTATGAAGATGTCTTGCTACGCCTAACCCATCTCCGCCGTTGTTGCCCTGGCCACAAAAGATTACAACATTGGCTTTGGGGATATTTTGCAAATCCTTTTTGATTTCATTAACGACAGCCAATACTGCATTTTCCATCAGCACAATTCCCGGGATGCCTATTTTATGAATAGCAGTTTCATCAATTTGCTTCATTTCTTTTCCACTACATACCTTCATCAATTCTCCTCCTTTTGTACAATGGCATATGCTACAGCATATTCCCTGCAATGGGATAGAGTAATAAAAATTTTCGAAACTTTAAGTTCTTCTGCCAGTTTTTTCGCATTTCCGTATGTAAGTACATAAGGCTTGCCCATATCATCCCTAAGTACTTCTATATCACGCAGTCCAAAGTTTCTAAATCCCGTACCGAATGCCTTGGCAACAGCTTCTTTAGCCGCAAAAGTGGCAGCTATAGTGTTAAAACTATTTTTTCTTTCTTGGAAGAGCTTTTGCTCCTGCTCGGTAAAACACTTTTTTAGAAATCGCTCATTTCTTCTAACGGCTTCCTCAATTCTTCTAATTTCAATGATATCTGTTCCGATCCCCAGAATCACTTTCTCACCGCCAATAATTCTTATCCAAATAATCGATAAAATCTGCACCTACCAAATCATGTAAATAAGAATAAATTTGAGATGCTTTTTCTTCATGAATCGTCTTTTCTTCCAATTTTGCTTTTAAAAGTTCTCTGGTTTTTTCAATCCACTCATTTAATTCCTCTAAAGCTTTTTGATGTTCTTTCATTTCTCCGTAACAAATTTTAACACTTTCTTCGAGCAACTTTCCGTTGACTTCCTGGATTTCTTCCGGAATCGTAGCCAGCCGGTTCTGTATTTCTTCTATTTTTTCATTAATCTCTAAAATATACTTTTGATTCTTTTCCATCTCTTTTTTAGCCGCTTCATTTTCATTGTTAAAAGCTTCTGTAGTAAGCTCAAGTATTCCATCCATTAATTTTTTCTTTAACTTTAAATAATCTTTCAGGTCATTATTCAGCTGCCCTTGCTGCTTAAGCAAATTACCAAGTCTTTCTTCCAAGTCACGGATGGTTTTTGTTTTCTTTTCGGGAGGAAAAATATTATGCCACACTTTGTCTAAAATTAAAATCGGAACCCGACTATGCCGAAGCATTTCCATATCCAGATCAGCCTTCTTTTTATTCTTGTTCCACGGAAAATTCATTCTCCTTCTCCCTCCCCATTTGATATCTTTTATGAGTTGAAACTGTGCTAAAGCCTAAACCGTCCCAAAATTTCTGCCCAATATCATTATCTTGATCAACATGTATATCGATATAATCCACTTCCTTCTCCTTAAAATCTTCCATAATACAACGGACGAGCTGAGTTGCCAATCCTCTTCTTCTATATTCTGGCATAATATATATTTCCTCAATACTTCCCTCATTTTTTATATCGTATAATGGAGGGATTTTCCGTATACTTCCTCTGATGTAGCCTATCACTTTTGCATCTGCTTCTGCTACGTAGATCAAGACTTGCCTGCTTTCAATAATCCATTCCAATTCTTCTTCTTTGAGTTTCTTCCAGTCTTGAGTTATTGGGAAAATAATATTTTTGCTCTTATGAAACAATATCAATTCATTCCATGAAATACTTAAGATCTCTATGTCCTTTTTATGCGCTTTTCTTATGTTAATCATATCAAGCCTCTATTTCTAGTCATTTCATTTTATTTTATTGTATCACTGAACTAAAATAATTAAAATAAAAACCCCGATATAAATCGGAGTTTTTATAAACATAAGCTATTTGACTTATCCGCCTGTTAATTTCAATAATTTAGTAATTATTGCTGCTGCCTCCGCCCTGGTAACCTTCCCGGAAGGTCTAAAGGTACGGTCCGGATAACCACTTAGTATGGAATAATAAAAAGCAATACCTAATTCTTTTTTATGCTGGATGTTTTTTGCATCCGAAAAGTTGAAATTCTGACCAACAGAATTGGTATATCCCAAATATTTAAGGAAATTGCCTACCATAGCAGCCATTTCATCCCTTGTGAGGGTATCATCATATTTCAATTTTGAAAAATTCGTGCCATAATCTGCTTCGGAAACTAATTTCATTTTTTTCGCTGCGTCAAAATAGCCCTGTTTTACAAACCAATGGTCTTCATTATTTTTCTTCGTGAGCTTATGGTCTGTACTCCTGATCAGCATAGTCATGAATTCCGCCTTTGTAACCTTATTCTCCGGTTTAAAAGATCCATCTTCATATCCTTTGGCAATATCATGATCCACTACTGTTGTAATTGCTTCTTTTGCCCAATGATGATCCGGAACATCGGTCATCAGATACAAAGGTTTTTTCGAGATTTCTTCGAATTTGAATTTTATCGGTTCCGTAGAAAACATAAATCCTTTTGGATCTTTTATGAAGAGCCTGAAATAATATTCTCCCTTATATTGATCATCCAGGATTAAATTGTTCGTATCTTTATTACGGCTTACGGCGCTGCCAATATAAGCTCTCATCGGTTCTCCTGTCACAACAGTTTTAACAGGCCTTGGAAAATGATTGTCATCTACAGGATAAGAAATCAATGTATATTCGTAATTTTTTCCATCAGATATAGGCTCCCAGGATATTTCATATTGTGGATATCCCGGCATAATTTCTCCCACTTTTTTAATCGTTAATGTAGGCTTTGTGGGGAGGGTTGGCTCTACAGTGGTATAACCAGCCATCCTCAGCCAGTATAAGTAAAGACCAGGTACATCTGCCGCCAGAGGTATGGATAAATTCTCTTGTGGCAGAAGATTAAAACTGTCAGTGGAATAATAATAATCTTTTATATTCTGCTCAACTCTTTCCTTAACATCTTTATAATCTACGGACTTTTTAGCCGTTGGAGAACCAAAAAGCTGGACGTAGTCTTCTGCTGCAATTTCTGCTACATCCCATTTGTGAATATATCCTGTATCATTCACCGAATAATATTCCACCTCTTTGTAATTGGTCAGGCCTCTGATTTTAGCATACTTTGTTTGCTCCCATTGATTAAAATGTTTATTTTCTTTGGTCAGCAGATAATACAGTGTGAAGTGATGTCCGTATTCATGGGATAATACCCACGCCAATTGGGATACATCTTTATATTGGTCCCCATTAAATATTTCTATGTAACGGCCTTTCTTGTATACATATTTGCCTTCGCTGTTAATATCATAATCTTCAAAATAATTTCCTGCAACACCATCCGGAGAATCAGGATATATATATATAGTAGATAGAAAATTCAACTCTTCTCCGTGGAAATTTTTTAAAAGCTCATCATAAATGCTTTTTAACTTTTCCTGAGAGGTCCAGTTTTTTGAAAAACTAACGATTTTAACACCTTGGTCTCCTTCATATGTACCAAGAGGGGCTCCATATTCTTTTCTTGCCTGTGCTTCAACGCTGCTGCTGAACATAATAAACAGAAAAATAATAAAACCAGCTGTATAAATACTTTTTTTCATTTTGTCCCTCCTCGTACTTTCTGTCCATGCAGAATCTTTAATTACATTATATAGAAGAATTATTGAATTACTGTTACAGGGACATTAAATATCTTTAAGATTTGATTGCAGTGGTATAAAGATCTGAGCAATCAAAGTTATTATTTAAAAAATTATAAGCCAGGGAGATGAAGATTTTATGACCCAGAATAATTTCTCGGTTAATTATATCCGATGGCTACTTTATGGTATTTTTCTGATTTCAGCAGTATTGCTTGCAATATCCATATTTATTATCATTTATTTTATATCTTCCCCGTTGCCATCTTTTAATTCTAAGGAAGAATACGGCTTTTCAATACAAGAAATTCGTTCGTCTATTTTCTCTTCCGACGGAAAATCTCACAGTATAGCCGCCGACTTTTATATTACTTCCTCTAAAAAGAATTTAACTCAGGCTGAGCTTAATTCTCTTCGAATCGCTATATTAGAAATCATTCCAACTCTTGATTATGAGCAACTCACTAAAATGGGCGGAACGGATTATTTTACAGAAAGTATAAAAAAAGGACTTAATGCCCGTTCATCCGAAGAATGGATTGAGAGAGTATATGTCTCAAACCTTTTGCTGGATATAACGGTAAGTCCTGAAAAAAATAAACGAAATAATACGATTGAAAAAATGTTTCAAAACTATTAAAACAACACCGGAAAAAATCCTATGATAAAGCCTAAAAGACCTCCTAACCAGGTTATGGCTTTTAGTTCTCTGTCCACAACGGATAAAATGATCTGTTCAGTATAATCCGTTTCGAAGTCCATGATCCTTTCTTCAACTATATGAGGAATGTCCAGCAGGGCAGCGATTTCAGAGGATTTACTCGTAATGATTAGCTTGTAATATTTTATAACGGCATCTTGTATCTTTTCCTCCAATGATTTTCCAATTCTTTTCACCCAACGAGAAACAGGGACCTCTAAGGATCTTTTTATTTCTTTTGAAATAAAAAGATTTATTTTTTTGAAAATCTCATTTTTTTGAATAAGGTTTTCCAGATATTCTCTGATCCATTGATGCATATCCTGAACTATATTAGGCTTAATTGCAGTGATTAAAGTAAGTACAGTAAGATCCTGCTTACTCATGTATTCTTTAATCATTGCCTTAAGTTTTTCCAGTGTTTCTTCTTTTGTAAAATATAAGATTACTTTATTGAGTATATCCTCTATTTCGCTTGTATGATGGGCCAGCTGAATTTTGTCTGCCCATTCCTTTACAGGTTTTTCTACGACATAATCTATAAAACTGTTAATTTGCTTTAGAATTTCTTCTCGTTTTTCTTCGTTTTGTGCGCTTTCTTCTATATATCGAAGCGTCTTGTCATATATTTTGTCTGCATCTACGAACATAAGTGCCAGTTTCCCTAAATTCGCCTGTATCAGTTCCAAAAGAATCTGCTTTAATTTCTGCTGTATAAAGGGTTTATTCATATAGTCTATGAGAAGAGTAACCAAACCAGGAAAATAGTCTCTTATAACTTCTTTCACATAGATCATCCATGAATCCGGGATGATTTCTGACATGGTACGCTCTTCATTTTGAATTCTGTCTTTTAGTTCTATAATTTCGCCTATAATCCATTGTCTAAAGGTATCACCCTGCAAAAAGTCAGACTGAATTATATTTTCTACAGGTATGTCTTCCACTTTTCTGGTTAAAATACTTTTAATAGGATGCATAATTAATGAAGTTATTTCGTCCAATACTTGCTGATCGCTAATTTTACTGAAGATAAACTGACTTAAAGTATTTTCTATGGAGTCTATGGTACTGTTCTTATGATCTCCTAAAATTTCAGTGAGAATGGTATCCAGGCTTTCTTCATTATTTCTTAGACTATAAAAAGCATTGGCTGTTATACTTCTTAAACTTTCAAGAACTTTTTCATCCACCAATGCCTTTACCAAAGCCTCTTCAGAAAGAAGATGTTTTCCTACAGTTTCGCCCACCTTTTTGGCTATTCTATTTTTTTCTTTGGGAATTAACCCGGGAGTAAAAGGTACTTTCATCCCAAAAATCCTTTTTTCTTCATGAGGGCGAAAAAGCATTTTAATCGCAAGCCAATTGGTAAAATACCCTATTACACTTCCTGCAATAGGGCTAATAAGAAATTCGGATATGTTCATGTTGTCTTCACGCACTTCCTATCATTTGTTTTGTTTTTTCATCTCTGCTTCTTTTTTAAGCTTTTTTCGGTTAATGTTATAAGACATGATCATTAAACTATCGGATAAATGGACATCCTCAACCACCACATCAGGTGAAAGATCCAAGTCCACAGCAGAAAAATTCCATAAGCCTTTGATTCCCCACTTTGCCAAGTCTTCTGCAACCTTTCTGACTTTAGACTTAGGTAAAGTAAGAAATGCAACGTCAATCTTGTTTTCTTTTACGAAAGACTCCATTTCATCAATATCTCTGACTTCTATCCCTCTGATCGTCATACCTATCAATCTCGGATTCACATCAAACAAACCTTTAAGAATAAATCCTCTTTTTTCGAATTTAGTATAGTTTGCTAAGGCTTGTCCTAAATTCCCCACACCAACAATAATAAACTTATATGTATTGTTCAGCCCTAATATTTTTCCAATCTCGTTATATAAATATTCTACATTATACCCGTATCCCTGCTGTCCAAATCCTCCAAAATTGTTTAAATCTTGACGAATTTGGGAAGCTGTTACTCCCATTCGTTCACTGAGTTCCTTGGATGAAATACGAGTGATATCGTTCTCTAGAAGCTCTCCCAAGTATCGATAATACCTAGGCAACCGCTTTACTACGGCAATTGAAATTCTTCTATCTGTATCCAATTGATTCTAGCTCCTTTCGCCTAATGTAACATAAAGTATGTTTAAAGTATAACATTGATACAAAAATAATGTCAATCACGCCTTTCTTTTTGGTCGGCTTTTTGATATCATAGTTTATAGTATGCTTATGATCAAATGTAAGAGGTGGCAATATGATTTTGGCGTGTAAAGATATCACCAAAACCTTTGGAACGGATATCATACTTAAAAATATTACCTTTCAAATAGAAGAAAAAGAGAAAGTAGCTATTGTTGGTGTAAACGGTGCAGGTAAATCCACTTTATTTAAAATTCTGGCCGGAGAACTATCTTATGACAGCGGTGAAATTTTTAAAGCTAAGGATACCTCTATAGGTTATCTTTCTCAAAACATGGAAATTAATACAAATAATACGATTTTGGATGAAATGATGACTGTTTTTTCCGAACTTCTTGAAATAGAGTCTTCCATCCGTCTTCTTGAAGAAAAAATGAGTGCTCATAAAGGGGAAGATCTCTCAAATCTTATGCGTCAGTATTCCCTGCTCCAGCATGAGTTTGAAGAAAAGAACGGATATGGCTTCAAAAGCCAA
This is a stretch of genomic DNA from Defluviitalea raffinosedens. It encodes these proteins:
- a CDS encoding redox-sensing transcriptional repressor Rex, with the translated sequence MDTDRRISIAVVKRLPRYYRYLGELLENDITRISSKELSERMGVTASQIRQDLNNFGGFGQQGYGYNVEYLYNEIGKILGLNNTYKFIIVGVGNLGQALANYTKFEKRGFILKGLFDVNPRLIGMTIRGIEVRDIDEMESFVKENKIDVAFLTLPKSKVRKVAEDLAKWGIKGLWNFSAVDLDLSPDVVVEDVHLSDSLMIMSYNINRKKLKKEAEMKKQNK
- a CDS encoding DUF445 family protein, which encodes MNISEFLISPIAGSVIGYFTNWLAIKMLFRPHEEKRIFGMKVPFTPGLIPKEKNRIAKKVGETVGKHLLSEEALVKALVDEKVLESLRSITANAFYSLRNNEESLDTILTEILGDHKNSTIDSIENTLSQFIFSKISDQQVLDEITSLIMHPIKSILTRKVEDIPVENIIQSDFLQGDTFRQWIIGEIIELKDRIQNEERTMSEIIPDSWMIYVKEVIRDYFPGLVTLLIDYMNKPFIQQKLKQILLELIQANLGKLALMFVDADKIYDKTLRYIEESAQNEEKREEILKQINSFIDYVVEKPVKEWADKIQLAHHTSEIEDILNKVILYFTKEETLEKLKAMIKEYMSKQDLTVLTLITAIKPNIVQDMHQWIREYLENLIQKNEIFKKINLFISKEIKRSLEVPVSRWVKRIGKSLEEKIQDAVIKYYKLIITSKSSEIAALLDIPHIVEERIMDFETDYTEQIILSVVDRELKAITWLGGLLGFIIGFFPVLF
- a CDS encoding coiled-coil domain-containing protein; this translates as MNFPWNKNKKKADLDMEMLRHSRVPILILDKVWHNIFPPEKKTKTIRDLEERLGNLLKQQGQLNNDLKDYLKLKKKLMDGILELTTEAFNNENEAAKKEMEKNQKYILEINEKIEEIQNRLATIPEEIQEVNGKLLEESVKICYGEMKEHQKALEELNEWIEKTRELLKAKLEEKTIHEEKASQIYSYLHDLVGADFIDYLDKNYWR
- a CDS encoding S-layer homology domain-containing protein gives rise to the protein MKKSIYTAGFIIFLFIMFSSSVEAQARKEYGAPLGTYEGDQGVKIVSFSKNWTSQEKLKSIYDELLKNFHGEELNFLSTIYIYPDSPDGVAGNYFEDYDINSEGKYVYKKGRYIEIFNGDQYKDVSQLAWVLSHEYGHHFTLYYLLTKENKHFNQWEQTKYAKIRGLTNYKEVEYYSVNDTGYIHKWDVAEIAAEDYVQLFGSPTAKKSVDYKDVKERVEQNIKDYYYSTDSFNLLPQENLSIPLAADVPGLYLYWLRMAGYTTVEPTLPTKPTLTIKKVGEIMPGYPQYEISWEPISDGKNYEYTLISYPVDDNHFPRPVKTVVTGEPMRAYIGSAVSRNKDTNNLILDDQYKGEYYFRLFIKDPKGFMFSTEPIKFKFEEISKKPLYLMTDVPDHHWAKEAITTVVDHDIAKGYEDGSFKPENKVTKAEFMTMLIRSTDHKLTKKNNEDHWFVKQGYFDAAKKMKLVSEADYGTNFSKLKYDDTLTRDEMAAMVGNFLKYLGYTNSVGQNFNFSDAKNIQHKKELGIAFYYSILSGYPDRTFRPSGKVTRAEAAAIITKLLKLTGG
- a CDS encoding GNAT family N-acetyltransferase — encoded protein: MINIRKAHKKDIEILSISWNELILFHKSKNIIFPITQDWKKLKEEELEWIIESRQVLIYVAEADAKVIGYIRGSIRKIPPLYDIKNEGSIEEIYIMPEYRRRGLATQLVRCIMEDFKEKEVDYIDIHVDQDNDIGQKFWDGLGFSTVSTHKRYQMGREKENEFSVEQE